Genomic DNA from Halobaculum sp. MBLA0147:
TGTGTTCCAACCAGACACATGGCACGAATGCACACACGCCGTCGTGGGTCGTCCGGCTCGGACAACCCCGCGGCAGACGAACCCCCGGAGTGGAGCGACGTCGACGAAGACGAGATCGAACAGCGCGTCGTGGAGCTAGCCGAGCAGGGGCACGACCCCAGTCAGATCGGTCTGAAGCTGCGCGACGAGGGCGTGAAGGGCACCCCGATCCCGGACGTGCGGCTCGCGACCGGGAAGAAGGTGACCGAGATCCTCGAGGAGCACGACGCGAGCAGTGACCTGCCGGAGGATCTGCGGAA
This window encodes:
- a CDS encoding 30S ribosomal protein S15; the protein is MARMHTRRRGSSGSDNPAADEPPEWSDVDEDEIEQRVVELAEQGHDPSQIGLKLRDEGVKGTPIPDVRLATGKKVTEILEEHDASSDLPEDLRNLMERAVRLREHMDENPQDVQNKRALQNTESKIRRLVDYYRGDELDEAFTYSYDVAVDLLED